In Gilliamella sp. B3022, the sequence CTGCGTTATAAGTCTGCTACTATTACCGCATAAATTATATTCGAAAGCAAGATCTTAATGACAATTTTTTCATCTTATAATGCAGTTTTATATATATTTCTGTTTAAAATATACTTAATTTGATATAAAACAATTAAAAGATGACAAAAAATTAATTTTATTTCGAAAGTCAAAGTTAAGTATAAAAAAAGAGTCACTAAAGATTTTTTAGTGACTCCTTTTTATAACTTTTTGTAATGATTGCTTAATACGAATTTTGTAATTTTTTTGATTAAGCCTATTTTTTATTAGCTCTTTCGAAAGATTCGATAATTTCTTTACGAGCTGCTTCTGCGTTTTCCCATCCCTCTACTTTAACCCATTTCCCTTTTTCGAGTGCTTTGTATTGTTCGAAGAAGTGTTTAATTTGAGATTTTAATAATTCTGGTAAATCCTCAACATCTTTAATATGGTCATATTCTTTTGAAAGTTTAGTATGTGGTACTGCGACTAATTTAGCATCTTCACCCGCTTCGTCTGTCATTTTTAATACACCAACAGGACGGCAGCGAATAACTGAACCTGGTTGTAATGGGTATGGTGTCGGGACTAATACATCAACAGGATCACCATCAAGAGATAATGTGTTATTGATATAGCCATAGTTACACGGGTAAAACATAGCTGTTGCCATAAAACGGTCAACAAATACTGCGCCAGTATCTTTATCTACTTCATATTTGATTGGATCTGCATTGGCAGGAATTTCAATCACAACATAAATATCATCGGGTAATTCTTTACCTGCTGGTACATTCAAAAGTCCCATTTTTGTATCCTCTATCTTAGTTAATAATAGTTTAGTTCATTAGTAATGAGCGTACATTATAAAACTTATTCTGTATCGCTCAATTCTTTTAAATATTGAAAAATTTGTCTTGCTGTTTTTGGTGGTTTATTGGTTTGTAACTCTTTTTTAGCTAAACGAGCCAAAGTACGCAGTTGTTGCCTGTCAGCATTTGGAAATAAACTAATAATGGTTTCAGCATCACCTGTTTCAATAAGATCATCGCGCAATTTTTCCAATTTATGAAATATCGCTATTTGTTGGTTATGGCGATTTTTAAGTTTGTTTAGTGCAAGGGTTATCGGTTCAATATCTCGACTGCGAAGCAGCTTACCAATATATTGAATTTGTCTTCTATAACCTTCTTTTTTGATTTTTTGCGCTAATTCAATAGCGTAAAGTAAATCTTCATCAAGAGGAATTTTTACAATTTCATTTTTACTTAAATTAACTAGTTCAATACCGAGTTTTTTAAGCTCTTCAGCATCTCTTTTAATTTCACTTTTACTGACGTAAATGATCTCATCTTCGATCTCCTCGACAGCTAAGTTTGGCTCTTTGATTGTCTCTTGATTTTGATTCATATGATTTCTTTTGTTAACTAAAATGCAATTCTGGCTTATTATAACGTATCACTAGCAGAATTG encodes:
- the ppa gene encoding inorganic diphosphatase, which gives rise to MGLLNVPAGKELPDDIYVVIEIPANADPIKYEVDKDTGAVFVDRFMATAMFYPCNYGYINNTLSLDGDPVDVLVPTPYPLQPGSVIRCRPVGVLKMTDEAGEDAKLVAVPHTKLSKEYDHIKDVEDLPELLKSQIKHFFEQYKALEKGKWVKVEGWENAEAARKEIIESFERANKK
- the yjgA gene encoding ribosome biogenesis factor YjgA, encoding MNQNQETIKEPNLAVEEIEDEIIYVSKSEIKRDAEELKKLGIELVNLSKNEIVKIPLDEDLLYAIELAQKIKKEGYRRQIQYIGKLLRSRDIEPITLALNKLKNRHNQQIAIFHKLEKLRDDLIETGDAETIISLFPNADRQQLRTLARLAKKELQTNKPPKTARQIFQYLKELSDTE